The sequence ACTGTTCTCTAATACACATATGGGACCGATAGTATGGAATCcagatatatattatagaaaggAATACATAGTAGATTTTTAATCCTAATCTTCTTTACTCAGCAAAAAATTTCTAAGAaggcccattttttttttcccaaaaaagaaaagaaaagaaaactatgATGTTATAATTTACATAATATACATACGTATATCACCTGTTATTTTACATTACAACTAAATaacatgtatatttatttatattataaaacattACTCTAGCCGCACAAAAATATTACTCGCAGAATCTTCaacgcaaatatatatatatatatatagatttgcaTAAAAATTGGTTAACAgcttattattatcataatttaaagAAATCCccacatgaattttatttttatttatttatttttttgtactgGGTGGAAGAAActgggaaaaatatataaataaattgaaaactatGCCAATTGCCAGCCAAATCAGTTTTGCAGTTTCCTTGAAGACTTTTCGAAAGCCAAATTCGTTCATTGCAagcccaaaaaatattaaaaataaataaataaataaactttctgACTCTCCAATTCCTCCGTTTGGCTTTTTAATCTTTGACTTTTGGATTCGgaacattaatattatttttcttttcatttttattcaaaCCCCACGCGCTTTTTAGTCTCAAGAACTCACCTTCAAACTCATTtgtcaactctctctctctctctctgtgcatAAATACAACATTTGAAGCACTTACacgcattttctttttcaaatcaacaaaaccaaacaaaattcCTTCTCGAAAAGTCAactctcttttcttcttcttattcttctccaAAACACAAACACcgctttcacattttttttttggttttttaaagcTAAAAATCGAATTCCGAGCTTTTAAAACCATCTgcacaaagaaaataaattaattctcaACTTCcctatttttgttttctgttttctgtttttgaatGGGAAATAGCGTCGGAAAGATTGGACTCTGTTTGGCCGGCGCCGGAGAAATATCACGGCGGCATGATATCGCCGTCATTCTAGGTGACACACTTGACGAAGGTTTGGGCCATTCCTTCTGTTACGTCCGACCCGACCGGGCCCTCCTCTCCAACTCCAAGGTTCACTCTGACGAAGAGAACGCCACAACGACAACGTTCCGATCAATCTCAGGAGCTTCAGTGAGCGCGAACACATCGACTCCACTCTCCACGGCTCTCATTGATGTATACCCATATAGCAATGGCTTCGATCGAGCTGCTAAGTTCGAGAGCTCCACTTCCTTCGCTTCGATTCCTCTGCAACCCGTACCTCGGAGTTCGAACAACCTCGGATTCCCCGGTTCGGGTCCGATCGAGAGAGGGTTCTTGTCGGGTCCGATCGAGCGGGGTTTCGTTTCGGGACCGATTGATCGTGGGTTTTATTCAGGTCCGGTTCTAAAAGAGTGCGACGATGAGCTTCAGAGAAGCTTTTCCCATGGTGGGTTTGATGAAATCAGAGCAAAaaccaagaagaagaaaagaagcttGATGAAGATTCTTCAGAGAGCTATTTCCAACACCATAGTTCGTGGGCACAAGTCCATTGTAGCTCCGATCAAAGGGGTTGTTTCTTCGGTTAAACAATCAGATTCAGATAAGAATATCGAGGTGAATGAAGCTGTGAATGGTAGTATCCATTTCAGTAGCCATTTGAGCTCCAACAACGGTGATGATGTTGAtggtaatgatgatgatgatgattattcaATGGAAAGTCAGAATCTTCAATGGGCACAAGGAAAAGCCGGTGAGGATCGAGTTCATTTAGTGATTTCCGAGGAACATGGTTGGGTTTTTGTTGGGATTTTTGATGGGTTTAACGGCCCGGATGCTCCTGATTATCTGCTTTCCAATCTATACTCTGCTGTGCATAAGGAACTCAAAGGGTTATTATGGAATGACAAATTCGAATCCTCGAATTCGAATCCGAAAGAATCAACAGAGGGAATCAAAAGTAATGAAATGGTTGATGGGGATGTGGAATTGGATTTGGATTTAGATTCTAGTTCTAAGAGAAAGATAAGTAGGAGTAGAAAAGGGGTTTCGAAAGAATGGGAGAAGAGTCGGAGGAGATGGAAATGTGAATGGAACAGGGAAAGAGTAGAAATTGAAAGCAAACCAAAAGACAAGTTGAACCGATCGGTATCAAATGGAGTTGGAGCTGTTAACCACTCTGATGTTTTGGAAGCCCTTTCTGTGGCTTTGAGGAAGACAGAAGATTCGTATTTGGGTATTGCAGACATGA comes from Ziziphus jujuba cultivar Dongzao chromosome 6, ASM3175591v1 and encodes:
- the LOC107430517 gene encoding probable protein phosphatase 2C 4, with the protein product MGNSVGKIGLCLAGAGEISRRHDIAVILGDTLDEGLGHSFCYVRPDRALLSNSKVHSDEENATTTTFRSISGASVSANTSTPLSTALIDVYPYSNGFDRAAKFESSTSFASIPLQPVPRSSNNLGFPGSGPIERGFLSGPIERGFVSGPIDRGFYSGPVLKECDDELQRSFSHGGFDEIRAKTKKKKRSLMKILQRAISNTIVRGHKSIVAPIKGVVSSVKQSDSDKNIEVNEAVNGSIHFSSHLSSNNGDDVDGNDDDDDYSMESQNLQWAQGKAGEDRVHLVISEEHGWVFVGIFDGFNGPDAPDYLLSNLYSAVHKELKGLLWNDKFESSNSNPKESTEGIKSNEMVDGDVELDLDLDSSSKRKISRSRKGVSKEWEKSRRRWKCEWNRERVEIESKPKDKLNRSVSNGVGAVNHSDVLEALSVALRKTEDSYLGIADMMVMENPELALMGSCVLVMLMKGDDVYLMNVGDSRAVLAQKPEPDIGTRREQRRDLDRINEETIDDVELCNADECYGFTNLTSLQLTVDHSTYVKEEVERIENEHPDDASAIMNDRVKGYLKVTRAFGAGFLKQPKWNDALLEMFRIDYVGTSPYITCLPTLHHHKLSQRDRFLILSSDGLYQYFTNEEAVSEVELFISSFPEGDPAQHLIEEVLFRAARKAGMDFHELLDIPQGERRRYHDDVSIIVISLEGRIWRSSV